The following are encoded in a window of Rosa chinensis cultivar Old Blush chromosome 4, RchiOBHm-V2, whole genome shotgun sequence genomic DNA:
- the LOC112196140 gene encoding uncharacterized protein LOC112196140 isoform X2, which yields MANLNLEKDGVLRSFSDSPPTHYSVEIQLFSLLIETYSENGYESKEFEAGGYKWKLVFHPNGNKKKNVKDHISLYLVMAGTDSLDSSWEVYVDFRLFLLDQNKGNYLVFEDALTKKKCFHGAMRSAGFDKLIPLEDFTDVSNGFLVDDTCVFGAEVFVCKERRTGKGECLARMKEASVCKHVWKVEKFSSLDAAYESEPFTAGGYNWKIKLYPKGCGEGKGSHLSLFLYLASPITLPPGSELFVEYRFRILDQIHHQHHHPSSAKNWFRHFRDGTGWGCRKFIEQETFGQVDKGFLKNDACIVEAEVTVHGISKALSQTSPQSQCFKTLRRTPKRFWESLDKA from the exons ATGGCAAACCTTAACTTGGAAAAAGATG GTGTTTTGAGATCATTTTCAGATTCACCGCCAACTCATTACTCCGTAGAAATACAGTTGTTTTCGTTGCTTATTGAAACGTACTCAGAGAATGGATATGAATCGAAGGAGTTTGAAGCTGGAGGGTACAAATG GAAACTGGTGTTTCACCCAAAtggaaacaaaaagaagaatgtAAAAGACCACATCTCCCTCTACTTGGTAATGGCTGGAACAGATTCACTAGATAGTAGTTGGGAAGTATATGTTGATTTCAGACTGTTTCTGCTCGATCAGAATAAGGGAAACTACTTGGTTTTTGAAG ATGCTTTAACAAAGAAGAAATGCTTTCATGGGGCAATGCGTAGTGCAGGTTTCGATAAACTTATCCCTCTTGAAGATTTTACTGATGTTTCCAATGGATTTCTAGTCGACGATACATGTGTGTTTGGAGCCGAGGTCTTTGTTtgtaaagaaagaagaacaggCAAAGGCGAGTGCCTAGCAAGGATGAAGGAAGCCTCTGTATGCAAACATGTTTGGAAGGTTGAGAAATTTTCATCTTTGGATGCTGCATATGAGTCTGAACCGTTCACTGCTGGGGGCTATAATTG GAAGATAAAGCTTTATCCTAAGGGATGTGGCGAAGGTAAGGGTAGTCATCTTTCTCTATTTTTGTACTTGGCTAGTCCCATAACCCTCCCCCCTGGCTCTGAACTATTTGTGGAGTATAGATTTCGCATTCTGGATCAAATTCATCACCAGCATCATCATCCTTCtagtg CTAAGAACTGGTTCCGTCACTTCCGTGACGGTACAGGTTGGGGTTGCCGTAAATTCATTGAACAAGAAACTTTCGGGCAGGTAGACAAGGGGTTTTTGAAGAATGATGCTTGCATTGTGGAAGCAGAGGTGACTGTCCATGGAATTTCTAAAGCACTATCGCAAACTAGTCCTCAAtcccaatgttttaaaacgctgaggCGTACCCCGAAGCGTTTTTGGGAGAGCCTTGATAAGGCGTAA
- the LOC112200021 gene encoding EEF1A lysine methyltransferase 4 → MTERPTHACGRKQKANAITGTDKTNRLLKSEMTLGGATTTTTTTQQQAYGEPWYWDNRYANESGAFDWYQKYQSLAPIINLYVPRHNHLRHRILVVGCGNSAFSEGMADDGYEEVLSIDISSVVIQAMQEKHSNRQDLKYLEMDVRDMNAFQTASFDAVIDKGTLDSLLCGSNSQQNAARMLSEVWRVLKDKGVYILVTYGAPLYRLRLLKESSSWVIKLHVIDKLVSDDKSEHPIWELTNPVPLNDDGSSAEELLGNNPDVHFIYICTKDNSLKPGLKREVSVD, encoded by the exons ATGACGGAACGGCCCACACATGCTTGTGGTCGTAAACAGAAAGCGAACGCCATCACAGGAACCGACAAAACCAACCGATTACTGAAGAGTGAGATGACGCTGGGAGGAGccacgacgacgacgacgacgacgcaGCAGCAAGCCTACGGCGAGCCATGGTACTGGGACAACCGCTACGCCAACGAATCCGGGGCGTTCGATTGGTACCAGAAGTACCAATCTCTAGCTCCCATTATCAATCTGTACGTCCCCCGCCACAACCACCTCCGCCACCGCATCCTCGTCGTCGGCTGCGGCAACTCCG CATTTAGCGAAGGAATGGCGGACGATGGGTATGAGGAGGTGCTTAGTATCGACATTTCATCTGTGGTCATCCAAGCTATGCAGGAGAAGCACTCCAATCGTCAAGACCTTAAAT ATTTGGAAATGGATGTGAGAGATATGAATGCTTTCCAAACCGCTTCCTTTGATGCTGTTATTGACAAAG GAACTCTAGACTCTCTTCTG TGCGGAAGTAATTCACAACAAAATGCTGCTCGGATGCTCAGTGAAGTTTGGAG GGTCCTCAAGGATAAAGGAGTCTATATTCTG GTCACATATGGAGCCCCGTTGTATCGTTTACGGTTGCTGAAAGAATCAAGCTCGTGGGTTATAAAACTCCATGTGATAG ATAAACTTGTTTCCGATGATAAATCAGAACATCCAATATGGGAGCTGACAAATCCTGTTCCCTTGAATGATGATGGAAGCTCAGCAGAGGAATTGCTAGGAAACAACCCTGATGTCCATTTTATTTACATTTGTACGAAG GATAATTCTTTGAAGCCAGGCCTTAAGCGTGAAGTGTCAGTCGACTGA
- the LOC121052471 gene encoding uncharacterized protein LOC121052471 isoform X3: MQSIVSLDPMADLNLEKDVSGVLRSFSDSPPTHYTVEIQFFPLLTEKYSENGYESKEFEAGGYKWKLVFHPNGNKKKNVKDHISLYLVIAGADSLDSSWEVYADFRLFLLDQNEGNYLVFEVDDTCVFGAEVFVCKERRRRKGECLARMKIASVCIHVWKVEKFSSLGAKFCYSEPFTAGDHNWKIKLYPDGCGEGKGSHLSLFLELASPITLPPGSELFVEYRFRILDQIRHQHHEPSSGKAWFRDGTSLGSRRFIGQESFRLVENGFLKNDACMVEAEVTVHGISKVL, translated from the exons ATGCAATCCATTGTAAGTTTGGATCCCATGGCCGACCTTAACTTGGAAAAAGACG TTTCAGGGGTTTTGAGATCATTTTCAGATTCACCGCCAACTCATTATACTGTAGAAATACAGTTTTTTCCGTTGCTTACTGAAAAATATTCAGAGAATGGATATgaatcaaaggagtttgaagCTGGAGGATACAAATG GAAATTGGTGTTTCACCCAAAtggaaacaaaaagaagaatgtAAAAGACCACATCTCCCTCTACTTGGTGATAGCTGGAGCAGATTCACTAGATAGTAGTTGGGAAGTATATGCTGATTTCAGATTGTTTCTGCTTGATCAGAATGAGGGAAACTACTTGGTTTTTGAAG TGGACGACACATGTGTGTTTGGAGCCGAGGTCTTTGTTtgtaaagaaagaagaagacgcaAAGGCGAGTGCCTAGCAAGGATGAAGATAGCCTCTgtatgcatacatgtttggaaGGTTGAGAAATTTTCATCTTTAGGTGCTAAATTTTGTTACTCTGAACCGTTCACTGCTGGGGACCATAATTG GAAGATAAAGCTTTATCCTGATGGATGTGGGGAAGGCAAGGGTAGtcatctctctctgtttttggaaTTGGCTAGTCCCATAACCCTCCCCCCTGGCTCAGAACTATTTGTGGAGTATAGATTTCGCATCCTAGACCAAATTCGTCATCAGCATCATGAACCTTCTAGTG GTAAGGCCTGGTTCCGTGACGGTACAAGTTTGGGTTCGCGTAGATTCATTGGACAAGAATCTTTCAGGCTGGTAGAAAATGGGTTTTTGAAGAATGATGCTTGCATGGTAGAAGCAGAGGTGACCGTCCATGGAATTTCTAAAGTACTATAG
- the LOC112196140 gene encoding uncharacterized protein LOC112196140 isoform X1: MANLNLEKDVSGVLRSFSDSPPTHYSVEIQLFSLLIETYSENGYESKEFEAGGYKWKLVFHPNGNKKKNVKDHISLYLVMAGTDSLDSSWEVYVDFRLFLLDQNKGNYLVFEDALTKKKCFHGAMRSAGFDKLIPLEDFTDVSNGFLVDDTCVFGAEVFVCKERRTGKGECLARMKEASVCKHVWKVEKFSSLDAAYESEPFTAGGYNWKIKLYPKGCGEGKGSHLSLFLYLASPITLPPGSELFVEYRFRILDQIHHQHHHPSSAKNWFRHFRDGTGWGCRKFIEQETFGQVDKGFLKNDACIVEAEVTVHGISKALSQTSPQSQCFKTLRRTPKRFWESLDKA; the protein is encoded by the exons ATGGCAAACCTTAACTTGGAAAAAGATG TTTCAGGTGTTTTGAGATCATTTTCAGATTCACCGCCAACTCATTACTCCGTAGAAATACAGTTGTTTTCGTTGCTTATTGAAACGTACTCAGAGAATGGATATGAATCGAAGGAGTTTGAAGCTGGAGGGTACAAATG GAAACTGGTGTTTCACCCAAAtggaaacaaaaagaagaatgtAAAAGACCACATCTCCCTCTACTTGGTAATGGCTGGAACAGATTCACTAGATAGTAGTTGGGAAGTATATGTTGATTTCAGACTGTTTCTGCTCGATCAGAATAAGGGAAACTACTTGGTTTTTGAAG ATGCTTTAACAAAGAAGAAATGCTTTCATGGGGCAATGCGTAGTGCAGGTTTCGATAAACTTATCCCTCTTGAAGATTTTACTGATGTTTCCAATGGATTTCTAGTCGACGATACATGTGTGTTTGGAGCCGAGGTCTTTGTTtgtaaagaaagaagaacaggCAAAGGCGAGTGCCTAGCAAGGATGAAGGAAGCCTCTGTATGCAAACATGTTTGGAAGGTTGAGAAATTTTCATCTTTGGATGCTGCATATGAGTCTGAACCGTTCACTGCTGGGGGCTATAATTG GAAGATAAAGCTTTATCCTAAGGGATGTGGCGAAGGTAAGGGTAGTCATCTTTCTCTATTTTTGTACTTGGCTAGTCCCATAACCCTCCCCCCTGGCTCTGAACTATTTGTGGAGTATAGATTTCGCATTCTGGATCAAATTCATCACCAGCATCATCATCCTTCtagtg CTAAGAACTGGTTCCGTCACTTCCGTGACGGTACAGGTTGGGGTTGCCGTAAATTCATTGAACAAGAAACTTTCGGGCAGGTAGACAAGGGGTTTTTGAAGAATGATGCTTGCATTGTGGAAGCAGAGGTGACTGTCCATGGAATTTCTAAAGCACTATCGCAAACTAGTCCTCAAtcccaatgttttaaaacgctgaggCGTACCCCGAAGCGTTTTTGGGAGAGCCTTGATAAGGCGTAA
- the LOC121052471 gene encoding uncharacterized protein LOC121052471 isoform X1, with amino-acid sequence MQSIVSLDPMADLNLEKDVSGVLRSFSDSPPTHYTVEIQFFPLLTEKYSENGYESKEFEAGGYKWKLVFHPNGNKKKNVKDHISLYLVIAGADSLDSSWEVYADFRLFLLDQNEGNYLVFEDALTKKKCFHGAMRSAGFDKLIPLEDFTDVSNGFLVDDTCVFGAEVFVCKERRRRKGECLARMKIASVCIHVWKVEKFSSLGAKFCYSEPFTAGDHNWKIKLYPDGCGEGKGSHLSLFLELASPITLPPGSELFVEYRFRILDQIRHQHHEPSSGKAWFRDGTSLGSRRFIGQESFRLVENGFLKNDACMVEAEVTVHGISKVL; translated from the exons ATGCAATCCATTGTAAGTTTGGATCCCATGGCCGACCTTAACTTGGAAAAAGACG TTTCAGGGGTTTTGAGATCATTTTCAGATTCACCGCCAACTCATTATACTGTAGAAATACAGTTTTTTCCGTTGCTTACTGAAAAATATTCAGAGAATGGATATgaatcaaaggagtttgaagCTGGAGGATACAAATG GAAATTGGTGTTTCACCCAAAtggaaacaaaaagaagaatgtAAAAGACCACATCTCCCTCTACTTGGTGATAGCTGGAGCAGATTCACTAGATAGTAGTTGGGAAGTATATGCTGATTTCAGATTGTTTCTGCTTGATCAGAATGAGGGAAACTACTTGGTTTTTGAAG ATGCTTTAACAAAGAAGAAATGCTTTCATGGGGCAATGCGTAGTGCAGGTTTCGATAAACTTATCCCTCTTGAAGATTTTACTGATGTTTCCAATGGATTTCTAGTGGACGACACATGTGTGTTTGGAGCCGAGGTCTTTGTTtgtaaagaaagaagaagacgcaAAGGCGAGTGCCTAGCAAGGATGAAGATAGCCTCTgtatgcatacatgtttggaaGGTTGAGAAATTTTCATCTTTAGGTGCTAAATTTTGTTACTCTGAACCGTTCACTGCTGGGGACCATAATTG GAAGATAAAGCTTTATCCTGATGGATGTGGGGAAGGCAAGGGTAGtcatctctctctgtttttggaaTTGGCTAGTCCCATAACCCTCCCCCCTGGCTCAGAACTATTTGTGGAGTATAGATTTCGCATCCTAGACCAAATTCGTCATCAGCATCATGAACCTTCTAGTG GTAAGGCCTGGTTCCGTGACGGTACAAGTTTGGGTTCGCGTAGATTCATTGGACAAGAATCTTTCAGGCTGGTAGAAAATGGGTTTTTGAAGAATGATGCTTGCATGGTAGAAGCAGAGGTGACCGTCCATGGAATTTCTAAAGTACTATAG
- the LOC121052471 gene encoding uncharacterized protein LOC121052471 isoform X2 translates to MQSIVSLDPMADLNLEKDGVLRSFSDSPPTHYTVEIQFFPLLTEKYSENGYESKEFEAGGYKWKLVFHPNGNKKKNVKDHISLYLVIAGADSLDSSWEVYADFRLFLLDQNEGNYLVFEDALTKKKCFHGAMRSAGFDKLIPLEDFTDVSNGFLVDDTCVFGAEVFVCKERRRRKGECLARMKIASVCIHVWKVEKFSSLGAKFCYSEPFTAGDHNWKIKLYPDGCGEGKGSHLSLFLELASPITLPPGSELFVEYRFRILDQIRHQHHEPSSGKAWFRDGTSLGSRRFIGQESFRLVENGFLKNDACMVEAEVTVHGISKVL, encoded by the exons ATGCAATCCATTGTAAGTTTGGATCCCATGGCCGACCTTAACTTGGAAAAAGACG GGGTTTTGAGATCATTTTCAGATTCACCGCCAACTCATTATACTGTAGAAATACAGTTTTTTCCGTTGCTTACTGAAAAATATTCAGAGAATGGATATgaatcaaaggagtttgaagCTGGAGGATACAAATG GAAATTGGTGTTTCACCCAAAtggaaacaaaaagaagaatgtAAAAGACCACATCTCCCTCTACTTGGTGATAGCTGGAGCAGATTCACTAGATAGTAGTTGGGAAGTATATGCTGATTTCAGATTGTTTCTGCTTGATCAGAATGAGGGAAACTACTTGGTTTTTGAAG ATGCTTTAACAAAGAAGAAATGCTTTCATGGGGCAATGCGTAGTGCAGGTTTCGATAAACTTATCCCTCTTGAAGATTTTACTGATGTTTCCAATGGATTTCTAGTGGACGACACATGTGTGTTTGGAGCCGAGGTCTTTGTTtgtaaagaaagaagaagacgcaAAGGCGAGTGCCTAGCAAGGATGAAGATAGCCTCTgtatgcatacatgtttggaaGGTTGAGAAATTTTCATCTTTAGGTGCTAAATTTTGTTACTCTGAACCGTTCACTGCTGGGGACCATAATTG GAAGATAAAGCTTTATCCTGATGGATGTGGGGAAGGCAAGGGTAGtcatctctctctgtttttggaaTTGGCTAGTCCCATAACCCTCCCCCCTGGCTCAGAACTATTTGTGGAGTATAGATTTCGCATCCTAGACCAAATTCGTCATCAGCATCATGAACCTTCTAGTG GTAAGGCCTGGTTCCGTGACGGTACAAGTTTGGGTTCGCGTAGATTCATTGGACAAGAATCTTTCAGGCTGGTAGAAAATGGGTTTTTGAAGAATGATGCTTGCATGGTAGAAGCAGAGGTGACCGTCCATGGAATTTCTAAAGTACTATAG